A segment of the Nostoc sp. TCL26-01 genome:
AATGGCAATTACAGCAGCAGCATCGAGGCTGGGAACAGAGCCTTTTAGCAACGCACCTAAAGTAGAACTGCGCCCCAACGCTAGCCGAGAAGACGTAGAAGCAGTAATTCGCGCCGTTTATCGGCACGTTTTAGGCAATGACTACATACTGGCATCTGACCGCCTCATTAGTACAGAATCTCTATTGAGAGATGGTAACTTGACAGTGAGGGAATTTGTCCGTAGCCTTGCTAAATCAGAACTCTACAAAAAGAAATTTTTCTACAATAGCTTCCAAACTCGGCTAATTGAACTCAACTACAAACACTTGTTGGGTCGCGCTCCTTACGACGAGTCAGAAGTGGCTTACCACTTAGACTTGTACCAAACTAAAGGTTACGACGCAGAAATCGACTCCTACATAGATTCTTTGGAGTATCAAAATAATTTCGGCGACAACATCGTACCTTACTATCGTGGTTTTGCAACTCAACCAGGACAAAAAACTGTAGGTTTCAACCGGATATTCCGTTTGTACCGTGGTTATGCTAACAGCGATCGCGCCCAAGTAGAAGGTAAGAAATCTAGATTGGCAAGAGAGTTGGCTAGCAACAAAGCTTCCACAATTGTTGGGCCATCTGGCACAAACGATAACTGGAGTTTCCGGGCTTCATCAGATGTAGCACCGAAGAAAAGCTTGGGGAATGCGGTTGGTGAAGGTGATCGCGTTTATCGTCTCGAAGTAACTGGTATCCGTGGCCCTGGTTATCCCAGCATCCGCCGCAGCAGCACGGTGTTCATAGTACCTTACGAGCGCCTTTCTGACAAAATCCAACAAATTCACAAGCAAGGTGGCAAAATCGTTAGCGTCACTGCTGCATAAGGTGCGATAAAACTCACAACAACAGGAGATAGGGAAGCAATGTTCGGTCAAACCACACTTGGTTCAAGTAGCGTTTCTTCTTCTGCTAGCCGAGTATTTCGGTACGAAGTCGTAGGCTTGCGGCAAAACTCAGAAACCGACAAAAACAAATACAACATTCGTAACAGTGGTAGTGTATTTATTACAGTGCCATACAGCCGATTGAATGAAGAATATCAGCGAATCACTCGTCTGGGTGGCAAAATAGTCAAAATTGAACAATTGACTTCCTCAGAGGCATAATCAAGCCTTGACAATGATAGAACCCAGTCAGGAAGAATTTCCATCAGCAAATGAGCCACAGCTAACGCCAGAACTAGCGATCGCTAACCTGCAATCATCAGATTTAAGTCTCCGCTACTATGCTGCTTGGTGGTTGGGTAAGTACAGAATTAAAGCAAGCGCGGCTGTAGATGGCTTAATTGTTGCCCTAGAGGATGAAGCCGACAGAACAGAACTTGGTGGTTATCCCCTAAGACGCAATGCAGCCAGAGCATTAGGGAAATTAGGCGATAGTCGCGCCGTACCAGGCTTAATTAAATGCTTGGAATGTGACGACTTTTACGTGCGTGAAGCAGCAGCCCAATCTCTAACCATGCTCCCAGATCGCACAGCAGCACCAGCGCTGATGAAATTGCTAGATGGGGGTGTAGCCCAGGCCGTGCAAGTACTAGGCCGTCCCCACCTCGTTCAACCCTACGAAGCAGTATTAGAAGCTTTAGGTGCAATTAATGCCACTGAAGCTATTGTGCTAATTCAGCCATTCCTAGAGCATCCAGTCCCCAGAGTACAGTGTGCCGCAGCTAGAGCAATGTACCAACTGACACAAGAAGCTATGTATGGAGAGCTACTAGTGAAAGTGTTAGGAGGTAACGACCTCAACCTGCGTCGTGTCGCTTTGGGAGATTTAGGAGCAATTGGCTATTTAGCAGCAGCAGAAGCGATCGCTCAGTGCAAAGCGGAAAATAGCTTTAAGCTCATTTCCCTGAAAGGATTGTTAGAACATCAGATTCCGGAAAAATCAGATGTTCTATCTCTATCTGACGCAGCAATCCGAGTGATGAACCTGATGGATTCATTATTGTAGTCAATGGTCAATGGTCAATAGTCCATAGTCCATAGTTCAATGTACTTGACTATTGACTGTTGACTTTGAGGCAGTTGGAGTCCTGGCGGTTTCCGTCGATTCCGAACTGCCAAACCCGCAGGGTTGACTATGGACTTTTTGACAAATGACTAACGAACTAATTCGTGGCGTTGATCTGGCAGACACACCAGAAAAAATGATCACAGCAGTACAAAAATTAGCAGCAACTCAAGATCCAGCCGCGATTCCTACCTTAATAGCCGTATTTGGTTATAACAACCCAGCCGCAGCTGCTATCGCCTCTGCTGCTTTGGTGAATTTAGGAGAAGTAGCCGTCCCACAGTTGCTAGCTCAAATAGATGATTACAACTATGGCGCACGGGCTTATTCGATTCGCACTCTGGCAGCGATCGCTGATCCCCGTGCTTTAGGTGTATTAATTGATGCTGCTGCGAATGATTTTGCTCCCAGTGTGCGCCGGGCGGCGGCTAAAGGCTTAGGTAGCTTACATTGGCACAAACTAGATATGCCTGAAAGCCAAACAGCACCAAAAAAAGCTTTGGAAACACTGCTGTTTATTTCTGAAGATACCGAATGGTCGATTCGTTATGCAGCGATCGTCGGTTTACAAACCCTAGCCAATATACCTGATTTACAACAACCCATCCATACTAGACTCAAAGAAATGCTGGTGACTGATGCCGAAACAGCAGTCCGCGCCCGCATCCTATTGGCTCAAAATGAAAAGTGCTGAGTAAGAATTTCTACTCATCAGCCAGAGTTATCAGTAGTTAGTGAGAATTGCCACTCATAACTCAGCACTCATAACTCAGCACTAAACTCATAGTTTGAATTGAGTTTCATAAAAAAAGGTAGAAGTAAAAATGTCAATACCATTGTTGGAATATACACCATCTTCACAAAACCAACGTGTAGAAGGTTATGAAGTACCCAACGAAGATACCCCAACTATTTATCGCCTGTCTGCTGCTATCGATAATACCGATGTTGATGAAATTATTTGGGCAGCGTATCGGCAAATTTTTAGTGAACATTTGATTATCGCTAGCAATCGCCAAAGCTTTTTAGAATCTCAATTGCGGAATCGGGCAATTAACGTCCGTGATTTGATTCGGGGATTGGGTAAGTCAGAAGTTTACCGTACCCAAGTAGCTGAACTGAATTCTAACTACCGCTTAGTTGACATCACCTTAAAGCGGTTTTTAGGACGTGCAGCTTATAACAAAGACGAAGAAATTGCTTGGTCAATTGTGATTGCGACTAAGGGATTACACGGTTTTATTGATGCTTTATTAGATAGCGAAGAGTATCTAGAGAACTTTGGCGATGATATCGTCCCTTACCAACGCCGTCGGTTTAAAGATAGACCCTTTAACCTAGTTAACCCCCGCTACAATTCCTACTGGCGCGATCGCCAAACCATGATTTACTTAGGTGGACGTTCTTTCTACACCGCCCGTACTTCTGGCACTTTAACAAAAGACGATATCCGCCGCGCCATCCCCGCCAACTTCATGGCCCTAGCAGGAAATATCATCACCCCAGAACGGAACTATCAGCGCACCATCGCTTCCGTTACCTCACAAATCAAAGATATCCAAATCCCCGACACCAGCCGCGACGAGGAAACCCCCCAACCCACGGTTAAACCCACAGCCGTAGCCCTCCCTTATCGTTACATTCCTGGTGTTAAAACCACTTGAGGCAACAGTAGAGGAGCAGAGGAGCAGGGGAGCAGGGGAGCAGGGAAGAAAAACTTCTTAACTCACTCAGCACTCAGTACTCAGCACTCAGCACTCAGCACTCATAACTCACAACTCAGTACTCTCAACTGACAAAATCATGACAATCCCATTACTTGAATACAAACCCAGTTCCCAAAACCAGCGCGTTCCAGGTTATGAAGTACCTAACGAAGATACTCCCAGAATCTATCGTATAGAAGACGCTGGTTATGATAGCGAAGTCCAAGAATTAATTTGGGCCAGCTATCGTCAAGTGTTCAGCGAACACGTCATTCTAAAATTCTACCGCCAGAGCAATTTAGAATCCCAACTCAAAAACAGAGCCATTAGCGTCCGCGACTTCATCCGGGGACTAGCCAAATCAGAGGCTTTCAAGAGTTTAGTCATCAAGAGTAATTCTAACTACCGCCTTGTAGAACTGGCACTGAAACGCCTTTTGGGTCGTGCGCCTTATAATAAGGAAGAAGAAATTGCTTGGTCTATCAAGATAGCCACCGTCGGTTGGGATGGTTTTGTTGATGCTCTATTAGATTCAGAAGAGTATCAAAGCAACTTTGGTGAGAATATCGTCCCTTACCAACGGCGACGCTACAAAGATCGACCATTCAACCTAGTCACCCCACGCTACGGTGACTACTGGCGCGACAAACTGGAAGATGAGCGCTACAAACCTGGTGCTGTCAAGAATTTCTTGGAATTAGCTCAATCACTGAACATTAAGACTGTCACCTTCACACCAGTTAGCACAGCTAATATCAAAATTCCTGACACAACCAGGAATGACACACCACAAGGAATCCCCGTCTCCGTAAATCCCAGCGCTAATTTCCCTGTGCGATAAGTTGCCAGTTGCCAACTTGATTGAAAACGGAGAATTATAAAGATGGCATTACCTTTACTGGAATACAAACCTACAACTCAAAATCAACGAGTTCAGAGTTTTGGGACGGCAGACTCAAATGAGGACACCCCCTATGTCTACCGTCTAGAAGATGCCAACTCTCCTGGCGAAATCGATAAACTGATTTGGGCTGCTTATCGCCAAGTCTTTAACGAACAGGAGATTCTCAAATTCAATCGGCAAATTGGCTTAGAAACCCAACTCAGAAATCGCTCAATCACGGTGAAAGATTTTATCCGTGGTTTAGCCAAATCACAGCGTTTTTATCAATTGGTAGTCACACCTAACAATAACTATCGATTGGTGGAAATGTGCCTCAAACGTCTGTTGGGACGTGTTCCTTACAACGAAGAGGAAAAAATCGCTTGGTCGATTCAAATTGCCACTAAAGGTTGGGGTGGATTTGTTGATGCCCTGATTGATAGCTCAGAATATGAGCAAGCTTTCGGTGAGTATACCGTCCCCTACCAACGCAAACGGCTAAACACAGATAGACCATTCAGCTTTACACCCCGTTATGGAGCTGATTACCGCGACAAAGCAGGTATCGTCAGAAAGGCAAGTTATGTCACTGACTGGTATCCCACACCTAATCGCAACGTTGATTGGGCAGCAGTCTCAGCAGTATTGCTAGTCATCACTGGAGGAATTACTTTCCTACTCATTCTAAATTGGTTAGGAATCACTTCTAGTTACTGAACCTAATGCGGGAAAATAAGTAAAGCCAGAAAGAGAGTTTTGAGTAATCAAACCTCTTTCCATTTACAAAGCTAGCTCTTTGTGGAATCTCATAATAAGAGGAATAACGTAGCATGGCACTGCCATTACTTCAATACAAACCAAGTTCTCAAAATCACCGTGTTAAAAGCTTTGGTGTAGCTGACCAAAACGAAGATACACCATACATCTATCGCATTGAAGATGTCAGCTCTTACGCCGATATTCAAAACATCATTTGGGCTGCTTACCGCCAAGTTTTTAGCGAACATGAAATTCTCAAGTTCAATCGCCAAAAAACTTTAGAATCACAAGTTAAAAATGGTGATATCTCTGTTAGAGACTTTATTCGTGGTTTAGCTAAGTCTGAAGCCTTCTATCGTCTGGTAGTATCAGTTAACAACAACTACCGTCTAGTAGACATCACCCTCAAACGCTTGTTGGGTCGTGCTGCCTACAACAAAGAAGAGGAAATCGCTTGGTCAATTGTCATTGGTACTAAAGGCTTTAGTGGCTTCGTTGATGCCATTGTAGACAGCGAAGAATATACCCAAAGCTTTGGCGAAAACACCGTACCCTACCAACGCAAGCGTTTAGTAGATCGTCCTTACAACTTGGTAACACCCCGCTACGGCGAAGACTTCCAAGAAAAAGCTGGTACAGTACAAACCGACTGGCGTTTCACCTTGGACAAATTCTACAGCCGCAAATACCAAGAAAAACAACTGCGGGAAGGCGATCCTCGCAAGTTCGCTGATTTGGCAGCATCAGTTGGTGGCCAAGGTAACTATGCTCAAAGACTCTCTGCTTTTGATATCGATTATCTAAATGCAGTACCCTATCGTGGCAGACGTTAAGATTTAACATCTAACTACGACAATTTTATACTGGGTCTAATTTTTGCGTTGATGTGATGAAAAGTTGACAGTTTAGCTGTTACTTAAGCGTTACATTAAGTGGAAGTTAGGCCCAGTAGTTTTTTAATTCGTAATTCGTAATTCGTAATAATTAGTAATAATTGTAACGTGAGTTCGACGACTGAAAAAACCCCTCTCCATAGAGCGAAGCTCTTCTCGTAGAGTACCTCTCACGCCAGTTTGCTCAAGTCGGGAAACCCGCCCACGCAACTGGCTCCCCTAAAAGGAGAGAGGCTTTAAAAGCTTGATTTTTCGTTGATATGTGATGCTCTTTACTCCCCTCTCCACGTCGGAGAGCAGGGTGGTTTCATACGAAAAAAGAAAAATACATACATCTTGATTTGTCGCTTTGTAGCAGAAGTTTTGACCCCTCTCCAAACCTCTCCCCCACGGGGGGAGAGGCTTTGAAACAAAGTTTTGTTTTTTCTCTGTTTGCATGAAACCACCCTGCCCTCTCCGCGTCGGAGAGGGGTTGGGGGAGAATTTTGTGCGACTACTTATATTGTCATCCTCCATACCCAGACAATCTGTGGATTTCCCCTTGCATATTGGCTCTTGCAGATTGTTCGGCACTGGCAAACATCATCGGCGTAAAATATATACGCTCTCTTTGCAAAAATTTTTCTAGAACTTGTTTACGCCCTTGAATGTAGTCAATGTCTGACACCCAAGCATATTCTCGGCGGATGGCGTTGGCGTATTCTTCATATTCATCTGGGTCAGCCGCTAAAATTGCTAAATCCGCATCGAGTAGGACTTGGCTATCTATATCATCCGCAGCCGCTTTGTGATGTTTGGTGTTGAGGATGAGACGCTTAACTGTATTTATATAGCTGAGTGAGATGCCTAAACTCTTGAGTACCTGAGTAGCATAGTTAGCGCTTTTTTCTTCATTGTCTTGAGCCTGAGTATCGTATACAACATCATGAAACCAAGCTGCTAGTTGTGTTGTAGATAAATCTTTTGTATCAGCTTGCAATGTTTGAATTTTATTAAGAATATGATTAATATGTTTTAGTGTGTGGTAATAGCGATTAGGTGTTGAATAAGCTTGAATCAAGTTGTTAAAAACTTGGGCGATAGATGTTGCATCAACTTCAAAGCTTTGAAGCGTATTTTCCCATTGCTCAAACAAGAAATTATGAAGTTCATCTGTAAGCATAAATAAAGAATTTTGAATTGCTTATAGGTGGTGACAACAAAATTGACGAGTCACAATAGAAAGCACGGACTTCATATAGAAAGTCTTAAGTTGACTCAGGAGTAAATTATCAGTGGTATTACAAGTACAAACAA
Coding sequences within it:
- a CDS encoding phycobilisome rod-core linker polypeptide → MALPLLQYKPSSQNHRVKSFGVADQNEDTPYIYRIEDVSSYADIQNIIWAAYRQVFSEHEILKFNRQKTLESQVKNGDISVRDFIRGLAKSEAFYRLVVSVNNNYRLVDITLKRLLGRAAYNKEEEIAWSIVIGTKGFSGFVDAIVDSEEYTQSFGENTVPYQRKRLVDRPYNLVTPRYGEDFQEKAGTVQTDWRFTLDKFYSRKYQEKQLREGDPRKFADLAASVGGQGNYAQRLSAFDIDYLNAVPYRGRR
- a CDS encoding phycobilisome linker polypeptide, which encodes MAITAAASRLGTEPFSNAPKVELRPNASREDVEAVIRAVYRHVLGNDYILASDRLISTESLLRDGNLTVREFVRSLAKSELYKKKFFYNSFQTRLIELNYKHLLGRAPYDESEVAYHLDLYQTKGYDAEIDSYIDSLEYQNNFGDNIVPYYRGFATQPGQKTVGFNRIFRLYRGYANSDRAQVEGKKSRLARELASNKASTIVGPSGTNDNWSFRASSDVAPKKSLGNAVGEGDRVYRLEVTGIRGPGYPSIRRSSTVFIVPYERLSDKIQQIHKQGGKIVSVTAA
- a CDS encoding phycobilisome rod-core linker polypeptide is translated as MALPLLEYKPTTQNQRVQSFGTADSNEDTPYVYRLEDANSPGEIDKLIWAAYRQVFNEQEILKFNRQIGLETQLRNRSITVKDFIRGLAKSQRFYQLVVTPNNNYRLVEMCLKRLLGRVPYNEEEKIAWSIQIATKGWGGFVDALIDSSEYEQAFGEYTVPYQRKRLNTDRPFSFTPRYGADYRDKAGIVRKASYVTDWYPTPNRNVDWAAVSAVLLVITGGITFLLILNWLGITSSY
- a CDS encoding phycobilisome rod-core linker polypeptide; translation: MSIPLLEYTPSSQNQRVEGYEVPNEDTPTIYRLSAAIDNTDVDEIIWAAYRQIFSEHLIIASNRQSFLESQLRNRAINVRDLIRGLGKSEVYRTQVAELNSNYRLVDITLKRFLGRAAYNKDEEIAWSIVIATKGLHGFIDALLDSEEYLENFGDDIVPYQRRRFKDRPFNLVNPRYNSYWRDRQTMIYLGGRSFYTARTSGTLTKDDIRRAIPANFMALAGNIITPERNYQRTIASVTSQIKDIQIPDTSRDEETPQPTVKPTAVALPYRYIPGVKTT
- a CDS encoding phycobilisome linker polypeptide; translated protein: MFGQTTLGSSSVSSSASRVFRYEVVGLRQNSETDKNKYNIRNSGSVFITVPYSRLNEEYQRITRLGGKIVKIEQLTSSEA
- a CDS encoding HEAT repeat domain-containing protein; translated protein: MTNELIRGVDLADTPEKMITAVQKLAATQDPAAIPTLIAVFGYNNPAAAAIASAALVNLGEVAVPQLLAQIDDYNYGARAYSIRTLAAIADPRALGVLIDAAANDFAPSVRRAAAKGLGSLHWHKLDMPESQTAPKKALETLLFISEDTEWSIRYAAIVGLQTLANIPDLQQPIHTRLKEMLVTDAETAVRARILLAQNEKC
- a CDS encoding HEAT repeat domain-containing protein, producing MIEPSQEEFPSANEPQLTPELAIANLQSSDLSLRYYAAWWLGKYRIKASAAVDGLIVALEDEADRTELGGYPLRRNAARALGKLGDSRAVPGLIKCLECDDFYVREAAAQSLTMLPDRTAAPALMKLLDGGVAQAVQVLGRPHLVQPYEAVLEALGAINATEAIVLIQPFLEHPVPRVQCAAARAMYQLTQEAMYGELLVKVLGGNDLNLRRVALGDLGAIGYLAAAEAIAQCKAENSFKLISLKGLLEHQIPEKSDVLSLSDAAIRVMNLMDSLL
- a CDS encoding phycobilisome rod-core linker polypeptide, whose product is MTIPLLEYKPSSQNQRVPGYEVPNEDTPRIYRIEDAGYDSEVQELIWASYRQVFSEHVILKFYRQSNLESQLKNRAISVRDFIRGLAKSEAFKSLVIKSNSNYRLVELALKRLLGRAPYNKEEEIAWSIKIATVGWDGFVDALLDSEEYQSNFGENIVPYQRRRYKDRPFNLVTPRYGDYWRDKLEDERYKPGAVKNFLELAQSLNIKTVTFTPVSTANIKIPDTTRNDTPQGIPVSVNPSANFPVR